One window of Haloarchaeobius salinus genomic DNA carries:
- a CDS encoding penicillin acylase family protein: MGDNQWQSPGGVSRRNVLQAGVGLATAAAVSETTLAYEQTAQDTEVTIRRDGYGVPHIYARDGENRTPVFFGYGYATAEDRLFQLELYRRYYHGTVAEVFGRDFVEFDIAARQNTFTETSLSEQLESMDQGNRAVIQAFADGINRYIESVRNGDREFHRGFVDNGFEPEPFDEEDVAGMYVASMAYFSGFQLETLGATALDLLTAEVGEEAAMDLFEDLNWGNDPGAPTSGVQPEGVYEPPYTPAGDDAGSGGGRFSPTERGATGRQNTPSNRVTGGDYRIPTNAAAVHEAEMERIRTLATGLVDLGLPLKYGSNALAVQGDVTDSGDALLMGGPQMDFSTPSVMYEAGLHGPDFDVAGITVAGYPFIMFGRNNHGAFTSTAGIDNCIQTFVESIQTNAEGPDTYEFRGEQREVYAEEQTIPVAGGEDQTVTLRRTHHGVVTNWNPDAGEAVAQTKSYAGRDMNSWAAFYESQFAENAEEYGEAARQCDYALNFMWAGDDGDIGYFHLGRYPDAESVEWDTRLPADGTQYELTDDDYLRAADEEVPYSINPPRGYSAQWNNKPAPDWNNGDLSYSWGTDHRVQRIINLVENELETSGSVGYDDLKDVVYDISFVDLRSIRYRDALLDALDGANLTDTQQAARDAVAEWDHYRQGEGGEFTGQYPVGYTVWNATFPKMLQNVFVDDFPGAYGPASYFLTYRYGRGTMMRLLNPDETTLDLGTDYAPDGVETAFVDAFTAACDELADQYGDDVSGWRAEARLDELDNLALFGMPIGVGDAGDMPWVNRGTENHFVRMSDDPTAENILPPGNSGYVAPDGTTNPHYDDQLEMFVNFEYKPLLFDDAAVEAATESTTGLELGSDDGTGTDTATSTPTPTATPTQETSDGGMVTEGTTDGGDDAGGDGGTPGFTATLAGGSILAGLLAKRLSDGDDESAD, translated from the coding sequence ATGGGTGACAACCAATGGCAGTCACCGGGTGGAGTCTCTCGACGGAACGTGTTGCAGGCCGGCGTCGGGCTGGCGACCGCGGCCGCCGTCAGCGAGACGACGCTCGCGTACGAACAGACGGCACAGGACACCGAGGTGACCATCAGACGGGACGGCTATGGCGTCCCGCACATCTACGCTCGTGACGGCGAGAACCGGACGCCGGTGTTCTTCGGGTACGGCTACGCGACCGCCGAGGACCGGCTGTTCCAGCTTGAGCTCTACCGGCGCTACTACCACGGCACCGTCGCGGAGGTGTTCGGGCGGGACTTCGTCGAGTTCGACATCGCGGCACGGCAGAACACGTTCACCGAGACGAGCCTGAGCGAACAGCTCGAGTCGATGGACCAGGGCAACCGCGCCGTCATTCAAGCGTTCGCCGACGGCATCAACCGTTACATCGAGTCCGTCCGGAACGGTGACCGGGAGTTCCACCGGGGATTCGTCGACAACGGCTTCGAACCCGAGCCGTTCGACGAGGAGGACGTCGCCGGGATGTACGTCGCCAGCATGGCGTACTTCAGCGGCTTCCAGCTGGAGACCCTCGGCGCGACGGCCCTCGACCTCCTGACAGCCGAAGTGGGCGAGGAGGCGGCGATGGACCTGTTCGAGGACCTCAACTGGGGGAACGACCCCGGCGCGCCGACCTCTGGTGTACAGCCCGAGGGCGTCTACGAGCCACCGTACACCCCGGCCGGTGACGACGCGGGCAGCGGGGGTGGGCGATTCTCGCCGACAGAGCGCGGTGCGACCGGCCGTCAGAACACGCCCTCGAACCGCGTCACCGGTGGCGACTACCGCATCCCGACGAACGCCGCGGCCGTGCACGAAGCCGAGATGGAACGTATCAGGACGCTCGCGACAGGACTCGTCGACCTCGGCCTCCCGCTGAAGTACGGGAGCAACGCGCTAGCGGTGCAGGGCGACGTGACCGACAGCGGCGACGCCCTCCTGATGGGCGGCCCGCAGATGGACTTCTCGACGCCGTCGGTGATGTACGAGGCCGGCCTCCACGGCCCGGACTTCGACGTCGCCGGCATCACCGTCGCGGGCTACCCGTTCATCATGTTCGGGCGGAACAACCACGGTGCGTTCACCTCGACGGCCGGCATCGACAACTGCATCCAGACGTTCGTCGAGTCGATCCAGACGAACGCGGAGGGCCCGGACACCTACGAGTTCCGGGGCGAGCAGCGCGAGGTGTACGCCGAGGAGCAGACCATCCCGGTCGCCGGGGGCGAGGACCAGACGGTGACGCTCCGGCGCACCCACCACGGCGTCGTCACGAACTGGAACCCCGACGCCGGCGAGGCCGTCGCCCAGACGAAGTCCTACGCCGGCCGCGACATGAACTCGTGGGCGGCGTTCTACGAGTCACAGTTCGCCGAGAACGCCGAGGAGTACGGGGAGGCCGCACGGCAGTGCGACTACGCGCTCAACTTCATGTGGGCCGGCGACGACGGCGACATCGGCTACTTCCACCTCGGGCGCTACCCGGACGCCGAGTCCGTCGAGTGGGACACCCGCCTCCCTGCCGACGGCACGCAGTACGAACTGACCGACGACGACTACCTCCGGGCGGCCGACGAGGAGGTGCCGTACAGCATCAACCCGCCGCGTGGCTACTCCGCGCAGTGGAACAACAAGCCAGCACCGGACTGGAACAACGGTGACCTCAGCTACTCCTGGGGCACCGACCACCGCGTCCAGCGCATCATCAACCTCGTCGAGAACGAGCTCGAGACCTCGGGCTCGGTCGGCTACGACGACCTGAAGGACGTCGTCTACGACATCTCGTTCGTCGACCTGCGGAGCATCCGGTACCGCGACGCGCTGCTCGACGCGCTCGACGGGGCCAACCTCACCGACACACAGCAGGCCGCTCGCGACGCGGTGGCGGAGTGGGACCACTACCGACAGGGCGAAGGTGGGGAGTTCACCGGGCAGTATCCCGTCGGCTACACCGTCTGGAACGCGACGTTCCCGAAGATGCTCCAGAACGTCTTCGTCGACGACTTCCCCGGCGCGTACGGCCCGGCTTCGTACTTCCTCACCTACCGGTACGGACGTGGGACCATGATGCGGCTGCTCAATCCGGACGAGACCACGCTCGACCTGGGAACCGACTACGCTCCCGACGGCGTCGAGACGGCGTTCGTCGACGCCTTCACTGCGGCTTGTGACGAGCTGGCGGACCAGTACGGCGACGACGTCTCGGGCTGGCGTGCCGAGGCCCGACTCGACGAGCTCGACAACCTCGCGCTGTTCGGGATGCCCATCGGCGTCGGCGACGCCGGCGACATGCCGTGGGTGAACCGTGGTACCGAGAACCACTTCGTCCGGATGAGCGACGACCCGACCGCCGAGAACATCCTGCCGCCGGGCAACTCGGGGTACGTCGCACCGGACGGGACCACCAATCCCCACTACGACGACCAGCTCGAGATGTTCGTGAACTTCGAGTACAAGCCGCTGCTGTTCGACGACGCGGCCGTGGAGGCGGCCACCGAGTCGACGACCGGGCTCGAGCTGGGGTCCGACGACGGGACCGGGACCGACACCGCGACGTCCACGCCGACGCCGACGGCCACCCCGACCCAGGAAACGAGCGATGGCGGGATGGTGACCGAGGGAACGACGGACGGCGGCGACGACGCCGGCGGTGACGGTGGCACACCGGGGTTCACCGCGACGCTGGCCGGCGGTTCCATCCTCGCCGGGCTGCTGGCGAAACGCCTCTCAGACGGCGACGACGAGTCGGCGGACTGA
- a CDS encoding thiamine pyrophosphate-binding protein — protein sequence MNTAERVVETLSALGTEYVFGYPGGRVIEVFETLADHDEIQVVRPRDEREASVMAESYGRMTGQPGVLAGQGPWVGSLGNMGQMEARLASSPMVAITEASERGDYSTLAPYQQSRGDYGGLALPKILDGVTKEWWFPRSPTETVRSTQLAFKHATAGRPGPTAVILDGDAVSEAFPEDAIPPVWDDERQVQNWQAQPTDDDVADAVEALESAERPVIISGNGVHAADAYDELQAVADAYDAVVATSYLGKSTIPETHERASGVIGSFGHEGANQVVSEADTLLVVGCRMNPMDTNWQAASFIRPDEQTIVHADIDTRNAGWVYPADVGLIGDAAESLAALADAGGSENGWAKERAAGARDDFAVPECESDATPIMPQRACKAIESVVDGDTVVTADSGNNRFWLLNYLQTPDTGTYYGSGGVGGMGWAAPAAVTAALLGKDAIAVAGDGGFTMTMTAVETAVDHGVAPTFVILNDTSLGMVRQMDDSIPGVEFHDTDFVQVAEALGGEGHRVTDPADLEPTLREAKANDVPTVLDVRIDREPDMAETLQSSFYAEVGGLHE from the coding sequence ATGAACACGGCCGAACGAGTCGTCGAGACGCTCTCCGCGCTCGGCACCGAGTACGTCTTCGGCTACCCCGGCGGCCGCGTCATCGAGGTGTTCGAGACGCTCGCCGACCACGACGAGATACAGGTCGTCCGCCCGCGCGACGAGCGCGAGGCGAGCGTGATGGCCGAGTCGTACGGCCGGATGACCGGCCAGCCGGGCGTCCTCGCGGGACAGGGACCGTGGGTCGGCAGCCTCGGCAACATGGGTCAGATGGAGGCGCGGCTCGCGTCCTCGCCGATGGTCGCCATCACGGAGGCCAGCGAGCGCGGCGACTACTCGACGCTCGCGCCGTACCAGCAGTCACGCGGCGACTACGGCGGGCTGGCGCTCCCGAAGATCCTCGACGGGGTCACGAAGGAGTGGTGGTTCCCGCGGAGCCCGACCGAGACGGTCCGCTCGACCCAGCTGGCGTTCAAGCACGCGACCGCTGGTCGCCCCGGGCCGACCGCCGTCATCCTCGACGGCGACGCCGTCAGCGAGGCGTTCCCGGAGGACGCCATCCCGCCGGTGTGGGACGACGAGCGGCAGGTACAGAACTGGCAGGCACAGCCGACCGACGACGACGTGGCGGACGCCGTCGAGGCGCTCGAATCCGCCGAGCGACCGGTCATCATCTCGGGCAACGGCGTCCACGCCGCGGACGCCTACGACGAACTCCAGGCCGTCGCCGACGCCTACGACGCCGTCGTCGCGACCTCGTACCTCGGGAAGTCGACGATTCCGGAGACCCACGAACGGGCGTCCGGCGTCATCGGCTCGTTCGGCCACGAGGGCGCGAACCAGGTGGTCAGCGAGGCCGACACGCTGCTCGTCGTGGGCTGCCGGATGAACCCGATGGACACCAACTGGCAGGCCGCGTCGTTCATCCGACCGGACGAGCAGACCATCGTCCACGCCGACATCGACACGCGCAACGCCGGCTGGGTGTACCCGGCCGACGTGGGCCTCATCGGCGACGCCGCCGAGTCGCTCGCCGCGCTCGCCGACGCCGGCGGGAGCGAGAACGGCTGGGCGAAAGAGCGCGCCGCGGGTGCCCGCGATGACTTCGCCGTGCCCGAGTGCGAGTCCGACGCGACGCCCATCATGCCCCAGCGGGCGTGCAAGGCCATCGAGAGCGTCGTCGACGGCGACACCGTCGTCACTGCGGACTCCGGCAACAACCGATTCTGGCTGCTCAACTACCTCCAGACGCCCGACACCGGCACCTACTACGGCTCCGGTGGCGTCGGCGGGATGGGCTGGGCGGCCCCCGCGGCGGTCACGGCCGCCCTGCTCGGGAAGGACGCCATCGCTGTCGCCGGCGACGGTGGCTTCACGATGACGATGACCGCGGTCGAGACGGCGGTCGACCACGGCGTCGCGCCGACGTTCGTGATACTCAACGACACGAGCCTCGGCATGGTCCGGCAGATGGACGACTCCATCCCCGGCGTCGAGTTCCACGACACCGACTTCGTGCAGGTCGCGGAGGCACTCGGCGGCGAGGGCCACCGGGTCACCGACCCGGCCGACCTGGAGCCGACGCTCCGGGAGGCGAAAGCGAACGACGTGCCGACGGTGCTCGACGTGCGCATCGACCGCGAGCCCGACATGGCGGAGACGCTCCAGTCGTCGTTCTACGCCGAGGTCGGTGGGCTCCACGAGTAG
- a CDS encoding EthD family reductase, producing the protein MVKLVNLLVRQDDLSHEEFVEYWYEEHVPLAKQLPNANKYATSVPTAPERSEYDGIVELYFDDMSDLQAAFESEVGQEVQADLANFAKPDAGPTLYVDETVQMGGDE; encoded by the coding sequence ATGGTGAAGCTCGTCAACCTCCTCGTCAGGCAGGACGACCTGTCGCACGAGGAGTTCGTGGAGTACTGGTACGAGGAACACGTTCCGCTGGCGAAGCAGCTGCCCAACGCGAACAAGTACGCGACCAGCGTCCCGACCGCGCCCGAGCGCAGCGAGTACGACGGCATCGTCGAGCTCTACTTCGACGACATGAGCGACCTGCAGGCCGCGTTCGAGTCCGAGGTCGGACAGGAGGTCCAGGCCGACCTGGCGAACTTCGCGAAGCCCGACGCCGGGCCGACGCTGTACGTCGACGAGACCGTCCAGATGGGCGGGGACGAATGA
- a CDS encoding HEWD family protein has translation MTELKRPTARTCERCGRQERWDDDSESWRVADGEVGERFCIHEWDINGTFNPVAE, from the coding sequence ATGACGGAACTGAAGCGACCGACTGCCCGAACGTGCGAGCGGTGCGGCCGACAGGAGCGCTGGGACGACGACAGCGAGTCCTGGCGCGTGGCCGACGGCGAGGTTGGCGAACGGTTCTGCATCCACGAGTGGGACATCAACGGCACGTTCAACCCCGTCGCAGAGTAG
- the cutA gene encoding divalent-cation tolerance protein CutA: MPTVYVTAPPDAAADLASQLVEERLAACVNRVRCRSTYRWEDEVHRDDEEILLAKTTDGACDELMARAEELHPYDVPCIERFDVTDATGPFEEWLDSAVEVGES, encoded by the coding sequence ATGCCGACCGTCTACGTCACCGCGCCACCCGATGCGGCAGCCGACCTCGCGAGCCAGCTCGTCGAGGAGCGCCTCGCGGCCTGCGTCAACCGCGTTCGCTGCCGGTCGACGTACCGCTGGGAGGACGAGGTCCACCGCGACGACGAGGAGATCCTCCTCGCGAAGACGACCGACGGGGCCTGCGACGAGCTGATGGCGCGGGCCGAGGAGCTGCACCCCTACGACGTGCCCTGTATCGAGCGGTTCGACGTGACCGACGCCACGGGACCGTTCGAGGAGTGGCTCGATTCCGCGGTCGAGGTCGGGGAGAGCTGA
- a CDS encoding 50S ribosomal protein L11 has product MAGTIEVLVPGGQANPGPPLGPELGPTPVDVQAVVSQINEETAPFDGTEVPVTVEYDDDGSFTIEVGVPPTAELIKDEAGFDTGSGEPQENFVADLTVEQVKQIADQKQSDLLSYDLKNAAKEVVGTCTSLGVTIEGENPREFKQRIDDGEYDDVFAAEASA; this is encoded by the coding sequence ATGGCTGGAACCATCGAAGTGCTCGTTCCGGGTGGCCAGGCCAACCCTGGCCCGCCGCTCGGTCCCGAGCTCGGTCCGACACCCGTCGACGTGCAGGCAGTCGTGAGTCAGATCAACGAGGAGACCGCCCCGTTCGACGGCACGGAAGTGCCCGTCACCGTCGAGTACGACGACGACGGCAGCTTCACCATCGAGGTCGGCGTCCCGCCGACCGCGGAGCTCATCAAGGACGAGGCCGGCTTCGACACCGGCAGCGGCGAACCCCAGGAGAACTTCGTCGCCGACCTCACCGTCGAACAGGTCAAGCAGATCGCCGACCAGAAGCAGTCGGACCTGCTCTCCTACGACCTGAAGAACGCCGCGAAGGAGGTCGTCGGCACGTGCACCTCGCTCGGTGTCACCATCGAGGGCGAGAACCCGCGCGAGTTCAAGCAGCGCATCGACGACGGCGAGTACGACGACGTATTTGCGGCCGAAGCGTCAGCGTAG
- a CDS encoding 50S ribosomal protein L1: MADQDIVTAVSRALEDGPQRNFRETVDLAINLRDLDLNDPSKRIDESVVLPSGTGQETQIVVFAEGETALRAEDVADEVFGGDGLADLGGDDDAAKDLADETDFFIAEEDMMQDVARHLGTILGPRGKMPTPLGLDEDVVETVNRMKNTVQLRSRDRRTFHTRVGAEDMGADDIADNIDVIIRRLEANLEKGPLNIDSIYVKTTMGPSVEVSA; the protein is encoded by the coding sequence ATGGCAGACCAGGATATAGTCACAGCAGTCTCTCGCGCACTCGAGGACGGCCCGCAGCGGAACTTCCGCGAAACGGTCGATCTCGCGATCAACCTGCGCGACCTTGACCTCAACGACCCGTCGAAACGTATCGACGAGTCCGTCGTGTTGCCGTCGGGCACCGGTCAGGAAACCCAGATCGTAGTCTTCGCCGAGGGCGAAACCGCCCTCCGAGCCGAGGACGTCGCCGACGAAGTGTTCGGCGGAGACGGTCTGGCGGACCTGGGCGGTGACGACGACGCCGCGAAGGACCTCGCCGACGAAACAGACTTCTTCATCGCAGAGGAGGACATGATGCAGGACGTCGCTCGTCACCTTGGGACCATCCTCGGTCCGCGAGGGAAGATGCCGACACCGCTCGGCCTCGACGAGGACGTCGTGGAGACCGTCAACCGCATGAAGAACACCGTCCAGCTCCGGAGCCGTGACCGGCGGACGTTCCACACCCGTGTCGGTGCAGAGGACATGGGTGCGGACGACATCGCCGACAACATCGACGTCATCATCCGGCGGCTGGAGGCCAACCTCGAGAAGGGCCCCCTCAACATCGACTCCATCTACGTGAAGACGACGATGGGGCCGTCCGTGGAGGTGAGCGCATAA
- a CDS encoding 50S ribosomal protein L10, with product MSAGAERKTENLPQWKVEEVDELVEMIESFQSVGVVNVAGIPSRQLQAMRADLYPDTKLRMSRNTLLERALDEVDEGIEGLTEHIEGQVGLIGTDDNPFALYKVLEASKTPAPINAGEVAPNDIVIPEGDTGVDPGPFVGELQQVGAAARIQDGSIHVTEDSNVLSAGEEVSDGLANVLSELGIEPKEVGLDLRAVYSDGVMFDPEDLDIDIEAYRSDVSTAAARARNLSVNASYPTTATVPTLIAKATGEAKSLGLHASVESPELVDDLVRKADGQVRALAAAFDDPEALPEELQDIEAPAATEEAETEAEDESDDDQDTTEEADADDADEDDGDDEDGAAGLGNMFG from the coding sequence ATGAGCGCCGGAGCCGAGCGCAAGACCGAGAACCTTCCGCAGTGGAAGGTCGAGGAGGTCGACGAGCTGGTCGAGATGATCGAGTCCTTCCAGAGCGTCGGCGTCGTCAACGTCGCGGGCATCCCGAGCCGACAGCTCCAGGCGATGCGCGCGGACCTCTACCCGGACACGAAGCTCCGGATGAGCCGGAACACGCTGCTCGAGCGTGCGCTCGACGAGGTCGACGAGGGCATCGAAGGCCTCACCGAGCACATCGAGGGCCAGGTCGGCCTCATCGGCACGGACGACAACCCGTTCGCGCTGTACAAGGTGCTCGAGGCGAGCAAGACGCCCGCACCCATCAACGCTGGCGAAGTCGCGCCGAACGACATCGTCATCCCGGAGGGCGACACCGGTGTCGACCCGGGGCCGTTCGTCGGCGAACTCCAGCAGGTCGGTGCGGCCGCACGCATCCAGGACGGGTCCATCCACGTCACGGAGGACTCGAACGTTCTGAGCGCGGGCGAGGAGGTCTCTGACGGGCTCGCGAACGTCCTGAGCGAACTCGGCATCGAGCCGAAGGAGGTCGGGCTCGACCTGCGCGCCGTCTACTCCGACGGCGTCATGTTCGACCCGGAGGACCTCGACATCGACATCGAGGCCTACCGCAGCGACGTGTCCACCGCAGCGGCACGCGCACGCAACCTCTCCGTCAACGCGTCCTACCCGACGACGGCCACCGTGCCGACGCTCATCGCGAAGGCGACGGGCGAGGCCAAGAGCCTCGGCCTGCACGCCTCCGTCGAGAGCCCGGAGCTCGTGGACGACCTCGTCCGCAAGGCCGACGGGCAGGTCCGCGCGCTCGCGGCAGCGTTCGACGACCCCGAGGCGCTTCCGGAGGAGCTGCAGGACATCGAAGCGCCTGCAGCGACCGAGGAGGCGGAGACCGAAGCCGAAGACGAATCGGACGACGACCAAGACACCACCGAGGAAGCTGACGCCGACGACGCCGACGAAGACGACGGCGACGACGAGGACGGCGCGGCGGGCCTCGGAAACATGTTCGGATAA
- the rpl12p gene encoding 50S ribosomal protein P1 has product MEYVYAALILNESGEEINEENLTAVLDAAGVDVEESRVKALVAALEDVDIDEAVSEAAAVPAGGAAAGGAAPADEGGDDEGGDEDEEEVSDVPDTTDDDDDDDDVSDEGAEGLGGLFG; this is encoded by the coding sequence ATGGAGTACGTTTACGCAGCACTCATCCTGAACGAATCGGGCGAAGAGATCAACGAAGAGAACCTCACCGCGGTGCTCGACGCAGCGGGCGTCGACGTCGAGGAGTCGCGCGTCAAGGCGCTCGTCGCAGCGCTCGAGGACGTCGACATCGACGAGGCCGTCTCGGAGGCGGCCGCAGTCCCCGCCGGCGGCGCGGCCGCAGGCGGCGCTGCCCCGGCCGACGAGGGCGGCGACGACGAGGGTGGCGACGAGGACGAGGAGGAGGTCTCCGACGTGCCGGACACGACGGACGACGACGATGACGACGACGACGTCTCCGACGAGGGTGCCGAGGGTCTCGGCGGCCTCTTCGGCTGA
- a CDS encoding tripartite tricarboxylate transporter permease translates to MDPLSTVGVLVTTGVLADVRLLACVFAGVCLGTASGLTPGLHANNFALLLAAVAPSVPAPASCVVAAMLAAGVVHTFLDVVPALALGVPDAAMAASALPGHRLVLGGRGREALRLSAIGSGTALVVAALLAVPLTEVMTAVYPTLLAHLSLVLAVVVVLTLLVEPSWWPRLAGLAVLGLSGALGAVALPMEPGAPLPASVLTPLFAGLFGAPVLLDAMDGGGVPPQADARLLVERRSVGVAAGTGALAGGAVGYLPGVSSAIAATAALAGLPADTGDRGYVVATSGVNTANGVFALFALVALGSPRTGVLVAVDRVGGVPSLPVALAAVVVAGAAGTVLVVTVGDRYLALVGRADSRRLSVAALCLLAVLSVAFAGPTGVVLFAAATLVGLVPVRLRTRRVYCMGVLLVPLAL, encoded by the coding sequence ATGGACCCCCTGTCGACCGTCGGAGTGCTCGTCACCACCGGCGTCCTCGCCGACGTGCGCCTGCTGGCGTGCGTCTTCGCGGGCGTCTGCCTCGGCACGGCGAGCGGGTTGACGCCGGGGCTGCACGCCAACAACTTCGCGCTGCTGCTGGCGGCGGTGGCACCGTCTGTACCGGCACCGGCGTCCTGCGTCGTCGCGGCGATGCTGGCCGCCGGGGTGGTCCACACGTTCCTCGACGTGGTGCCGGCACTCGCCCTGGGGGTGCCCGACGCGGCGATGGCGGCGTCGGCGTTGCCGGGTCATCGACTCGTCCTGGGTGGTCGGGGGCGCGAGGCGCTCCGGCTGTCGGCCATCGGGAGCGGGACCGCGCTCGTGGTCGCCGCGCTGCTCGCCGTCCCGCTGACGGAGGTGATGACGGCGGTGTACCCCACCCTGCTCGCGCACCTCTCGCTGGTGCTCGCCGTGGTCGTCGTCCTGACCCTGCTCGTCGAGCCGTCGTGGTGGCCCCGCCTCGCGGGACTCGCCGTCCTCGGGCTGTCCGGTGCGCTCGGGGCGGTCGCGCTGCCGATGGAGCCCGGTGCACCGCTCCCGGCGAGCGTGTTGACGCCGCTGTTCGCGGGGCTGTTCGGCGCGCCGGTGTTGCTCGACGCGATGGACGGTGGCGGCGTCCCACCGCAGGCCGACGCCCGGCTGCTCGTGGAGCGGCGGTCGGTGGGCGTCGCGGCCGGCACGGGTGCGCTCGCTGGTGGAGCCGTCGGCTACCTGCCCGGCGTGTCGAGCGCCATCGCGGCGACGGCGGCGCTGGCGGGGCTGCCCGCGGACACGGGTGACCGGGGCTACGTCGTGGCAACGAGCGGCGTCAACACTGCCAACGGCGTCTTTGCGCTGTTCGCTCTGGTCGCGCTCGGCTCCCCACGGACCGGCGTGCTCGTGGCGGTCGACCGGGTGGGCGGCGTCCCGTCGCTCCCGGTCGCGCTGGCGGCGGTCGTCGTCGCCGGGGCGGCCGGGACGGTGCTCGTCGTGACGGTGGGGGACCGCTATCTGGCGCTCGTGGGGCGTGCGGACTCGCGTCGACTCTCGGTCGCGGCGCTCTGTCTGCTCGCCGTCCTCTCGGTCGCGTTCGCGGGTCCCACCGGCGTGGTGCTGTTCGCCGCCGCGACGCTCGTCGGACTGGTCCCCGTTCGGCTGCGTACACGGCGGGTGTACTGCATGGGCGTGCTGCTCGTCCCCCTGGCGCTGTAG
- a CDS encoding HVO_2753 family zinc finger protein, whose protein sequence is MSESNQRARRTCVSCGINISGTNAAAFKCPDCGAQIYRCAKCRKQSNLYNCPDCGFEGP, encoded by the coding sequence ATGAGCGAGTCGAACCAACGCGCCCGGCGCACCTGCGTCTCCTGTGGGATCAACATCTCCGGGACGAACGCAGCCGCGTTCAAGTGCCCGGACTGTGGTGCGCAGATCTACCGCTGCGCGAAGTGCCGCAAGCAGAGCAACCTGTACAACTGTCCCGACTGCGGGTTCGAGGGGCCGTAA
- a CDS encoding elongation factor 1-beta, which produces MGKVAAKIKVMPNSPDIDLDELQERLENSLPEGAKINGVERNDVAFGLVALFPTVIVPDDAGGTEAVEEAFDGVEGVESVSVENVGRI; this is translated from the coding sequence ATGGGGAAGGTAGCAGCCAAGATCAAGGTCATGCCGAACAGCCCGGACATCGACCTGGACGAGCTCCAGGAGCGTCTGGAGAACTCCCTGCCGGAGGGCGCGAAGATCAACGGCGTCGAGCGCAACGACGTCGCGTTCGGTCTCGTCGCGCTGTTCCCGACCGTCATCGTGCCGGACGACGCGGGTGGCACGGAGGCCGTCGAGGAGGCGTTCGACGGTGTCGAGGGCGTCGAGTCCGTCTCCGTCGAGAACGTCGGCCGCATCTGA
- a CDS encoding MBL fold metallo-hydrolase, which yields MTPEGVHTLTFEFEFGGRELTVHPAAVETDHGVVLLDVGLPGATDQLGDALAEAGLSLADVSMVLLTHHDGDHAAGLTELEGETPLIVATHEDEAPYVDGRRHPVKTDSDDERYPPATVDLELTGGETFHTAAGPMWVVETPGHSPGHVSLYFPDHRFLVAGDAVTNDNEGPDAFGGPKPHFTPEMDVAVESVGRLAELDVETTHCYHGGTADADTDRIATIYDELRT from the coding sequence ATGACACCCGAGGGCGTCCACACGCTCACGTTCGAGTTCGAGTTCGGTGGTCGCGAGCTCACCGTCCACCCGGCCGCCGTCGAGACGGACCACGGCGTCGTCCTGCTGGACGTGGGCCTGCCCGGCGCGACGGACCAGCTCGGTGACGCACTCGCGGAGGCTGGGCTCTCGCTCGCCGACGTCTCCATGGTGCTGCTCACCCACCACGACGGCGACCACGCCGCGGGCCTCACCGAACTCGAGGGCGAGACCCCGCTCATCGTCGCCACGCACGAGGACGAGGCACCGTACGTCGACGGCCGCCGACATCCCGTCAAGACGGACTCCGACGACGAGCGGTACCCGCCGGCCACCGTCGACCTCGAACTCACCGGCGGCGAGACGTTCCACACCGCCGCCGGTCCGATGTGGGTCGTCGAGACGCCCGGTCACTCGCCCGGCCACGTCTCGCTGTACTTTCCCGACCACCGCTTCCTCGTCGCCGGCGACGCCGTGACGAACGACAACGAGGGTCCGGACGCGTTCGGCGGTCCGAAACCGCACTTCACGCCGGAGATGGACGTCGCCGTCGAGTCCGTCGGCCGCCTCGCCGAACTCGACGTCGAGACCACGCACTGCTACCACGGCGGCACCGCCGACGCCGACACGGACCGCATCGCCACCATCTACGACGAACTACGGACGTGA